The nucleotide sequence ATCCGCCCGAAGCGGAACAGCTCGTCCTCCACGTTGTCGAGCGTGCCGGCCTTCTGCGCGGCGGTGAGGTCGGCGATCGACGCCAGCTCCTCCAGCACGTCCACCAGGTCGCGGGACTGCGACCAGCGCGAACGCACCAGACCGGACACCAGGTCGGCGGCGGGGCCGCTGATCCGGGAGCCGAGCAGACGATGGACCAGCTCGGCCTTCGCCTCGCCGGCCTGCGCCGGGTCGGTGAGGACCCGACGCAGCGAGACCTCGCGGTCGAGCAGCGCGGTGACGGTCGCCAGCTCGCCGGCGAGCTGTGCGGCGTCCACGGACGTGGAGTCCGTCAGCGCGTCGAGACGCTCACGGGCTGCTGCGAATGCCTCGCGGCTCGCTCCGTGTGCGGTCATCGAGACGCCTCGGCCTTCTCCTCGAGCTCGTCGAGGAAGCGGTCGATGACGCGGCTCTGGCGGGCGTGGTCCTCGAGGGACTCCCCGACGAGCTTGCCGGCCAGTTCGGTGGCGAGCTTGCCGACGTCCTGACGCAGCGCGGACGCGGCGGCCTTGCGGTCCGCCTCGATCTGGCTGTGCCCGGCGGCGACGATCTCCTCGCGCTGGCGCTGGCCTTCCGCACGCATCTCGGTGATGAGCGCGGCGCCCTGCTCCTGCGCCTCCTGGCGCAGGCGCGCGGCCTCGTGGCGGGCCTCGGCGAGCTGGGCCTTGTACTGCTCCAGAACGCTCTGGGCCTCGGTCTGTGCGGCCTCGGCCTTCTCGATACCGCCCTCGATGGCCTCACGCCGCTGCTCCAGAACCTTGTTGATGTTCGGGAGGAGCTTCTTGGCGAGGAAGCCGAAGACGATGACGAAGGCGAGCAGGCCGATGACGAGCTCAGGGATCGGCGGAACGAGGGGGTTTTCCATCTCCTCGGCCGCCACGATGAGCAGCTGGCTCATGTGTATGCCTTTCGTCTGGTCGGCTGGTCCGGTGTGATCAGTAGCCGTAGACGAACGGCATGACCAGACCGATCAGGGCCAGCGCCTCACAGAACGCGAAGCCGAGGATCTGGTTGGCGCGGATCAGGCCGGCCGCCTCGGGCTGACGGGCGAGGGCCTGGGTGCCGTTACCGAAGATGATGCCGACGCCGACGCCGGGGCCGATCGCGGCGAGGCCGTAACCGATGGAGCCGAGGGAGCCTTCGACAGCAGCAAGGGTCTGGGACATGCCAGTTCTTCCTTTTCTTTACGGACCGGTGGGGGTTGGCCACCGGACGACTCGGGGAGCGGGGGTGCTCAGTGGTGCTCGGCGAGCGCGCCCTGGATGTAGGTGCAGGTCAGCAGGACGAACACGTACGCCTGAAGGGCCTGGATGAACAGCTCGAAGGCGGTCATCACGACGGTCATCACGAACGAGACACCCGCGTAGGCGATCCCGATGCCGTTGAGCAGGTACCAGCTGGCGATCGTGAAGAGCAGCAGCAGCGTGTGCCCGGCGAACATGTTCGCGAACAGTCGCACGGCGTGGGTGAACGGGCGGATCAGGATGTTCGAGAAGAACTCGATCAGCATGGCCAGCGGAAGCACCGGGCCGAGCGACTTGTCGTAGCCCGTCACGTTCTTGAAGAAGCCGACGAAGCCGTGCCTCTTGAAGGTCAGCGACACCCAGAGAACGTAGACGATCAGGGCCAGTACCAGGGGGTACGAGATGATCGAGGTGACCGGGAACTGGGCGATCGGCACGATCGACCAGAGGTTCATCATCCAGACGAAGAAGAAGAGCGAGACGATGAGCGGTACGTACTTCTCGCCTTCCTTCTTGCCGATGGTCTCGTAGACGACTCCGCGTCGGATGAAGTCGTAGCCAGCCTCGGCGACCATCTGGAGCTTGCCCGGCACGACCTTCGGCTTGCGGAAGGCCGCCCAGAAGAACCCGACGATGATGATCGAGCCGAGCAGCGCCAGCAGCATCGTCTTGTTGAAGTACACGTTGCTGTCCCCGTCGCCCCAGATGGGCTCGAACAGGAACGAGTGCAGGCCGGGAGAGGGGAAGCCACAGCCGTCGAAGATGTGGCAATCGGTCTCGAAGGCGAGCACCTGCGTCGGGTCAGCACTCACCGCGGGCTCCTTCAGCGTGGCGCATAGGTACGGCAACCTCGTTGTGTCGGCGCGGCGCACGGCCGCGGTTCGGCACGGGACTGGTGGTTCGGATGTGGAGGCGGCTTGGGGGCATCGTGCCTCGCGATTGAGCAGGCGTCAGCTCAGATGCCCGCGCCCGCGATGCCGCAGTTGGCACCGGACGATAGCAGGAGATCTCAGACGTCTTTATCCCGGCCCTACCCCTCACGACGAGTGCCCCGATTTTGCGGGCTTCTCGCCCTTCGAGGACGTCGTCGAGGAGGACGGTTCGGGTTCGACGTAGAGGATCTTGGACTTCATGTGGGCCCGGGTCTGCGCGCCGATCCAGGCCAGCGTGCCCACCAGCAGCGTGATCGCGAAGGCCCTGGGGTTGAACAGGGTCGTGTTCTTGAACGCGGCCATGAAGACGAACAGCAGCAGGATCTGCGTCGTGTAGAGCATGAGGCCCATGCCCTGGAACAGGTGCGGAAGCGATTTCGCGGTGCGCTGGAGGACGTAGAGCCCGAGACCCATGAAGGCGAGCACCACCACCGTCGCGACGACGGCTCCGACGATCCCCTTGCCGCCCGCGACCACGCCGCTGACGACGGCGGCGACAGCACCGACGGCGACAGTGGGCACGGCGGCCTGGGCCAGGATCCGGACGTCATTGGACGGCATGGCGGCAACTCCGCTTTCAAAAGGGGGCAGGGTGTCGTCATGGACGAGCGTAGTCCCGGTTCGAGGGGCGAAAGAACTCACGCCTGCCTCGCTCCGACGGACCCTCGCACTGGGGCCCTTCGGTTGTGTTCGGGGTTCTCGTGAACCGTATCACAAACTATTTGATGAGGTCTTTACCTGGCAGGTGTGCCTGCTGTCACACATGAGAGTGACAGTGCGCGTCTGTGCGGGATCCAGAGGGTCTTGTCTGGTATTGGGGGTCTTTGCCCACCCCGCACTGTCCCACGAGTTGGCAATGCTCTAGTCAGATTCTTACCTTGGAACTGCGCCTGCCGCCGATCGCCGTGGCCCCGTTCGCCCCGGTCACCCCCACCGTCACAGGGGCCTGGCCCCCGGCGGGAGCGCCGGCCCCGTCGGGCTCCACGGCGTCCGCAGGGGCATGCGGACCGGCGTCCGGACCGTACTGCCCGGCGGACACCGCGGACCGCTCCACGGCGGCCGTGGCGGCGGCTGTGGCGGCGGCCCTGCGGCGCCGGTAGCGCGGCGGGACGAAGGCCTCGGCCCAGCGCGGGGCACGCGGCCGGAAGCGCGGCAGCAGAAGCAGCGCCAGGCCGATCGCGCTCAGAATCACGACACCGAGGACGATCCACATGGAGGCCGCGTTGACGGAGTAGGTCAGCGCCCCGAACGCGATCAGCGCCGACCAGAAGTACATGATCAGCACCGCGCGGCTGTGCGAGTGCCCGATCTCCAGCAGCCGGTGGTGCAGATGCCCGCGGTCCGCGGCGAACGGCGACTGACCGCGCCAGGTGCGGCGCACGATCGCCAGGATCAGGTCGGCGGCGGGGATCGCGATGATCGTCAGCGGCATCAGCAGCGGGATGTAGACGGGCACCATCTGGTGCACCGCGTTGCGCTCGGAACCGGAGAACAGCCGCATGATGTCCGGATCGACCTGTCCGGTGACGGAGATCGCGCCCGCCGCGAGCACCAGCCCGATGAGCATCGAGCCGGAGTCCCCCATGAAGATCCGCGCGGGATGCA is from Streptomyces asoensis and encodes:
- the atpB gene encoding F0F1 ATP synthase subunit A, with the protein product MSADPTQVLAFETDCHIFDGCGFPSPGLHSFLFEPIWGDGDSNVYFNKTMLLALLGSIIIVGFFWAAFRKPKVVPGKLQMVAEAGYDFIRRGVVYETIGKKEGEKYVPLIVSLFFFVWMMNLWSIVPIAQFPVTSIISYPLVLALIVYVLWVSLTFKRHGFVGFFKNVTGYDKSLGPVLPLAMLIEFFSNILIRPFTHAVRLFANMFAGHTLLLLFTIASWYLLNGIGIAYAGVSFVMTVVMTAFELFIQALQAYVFVLLTCTYIQGALAEHH
- the atpE gene encoding ATP synthase F0 subunit C encodes the protein MSQTLAAVEGSLGSIGYGLAAIGPGVGVGIIFGNGTQALARQPEAAGLIRANQILGFAFCEALALIGLVMPFVYGY
- a CDS encoding MraY family glycosyltransferase; this translates as MREYLLTLCITAAVTYLLTGPVRKFAIVAGAMPEIRARDVHREPTPRLGGIAMFFGLCAGLLVADHLTNLNEVFEKSNEPRALLSGAALIWLIGVLDDKFEIDALIKLGGQMIAAGVMVMQGLTILWLPVPWVGTVALTQWQGTLLTVALVVITINAVNFVDGLDGLAAGMVCIASAAFFMYAYRIWYSYGIEAAAPATLFAAILMGMCLGFLPHNMHPARIFMGDSGSMLIGLVLAAGAISVTGQVDPDIMRLFSGSERNAVHQMVPVYIPLLMPLTIIAIPAADLILAIVRRTWRGQSPFAADRGHLHHRLLEIGHSHSRAVLIMYFWSALIAFGALTYSVNAASMWIVLGVVILSAIGLALLLLPRFRPRAPRWAEAFVPPRYRRRRAAATAAATAAVERSAVSAGQYGPDAGPHAPADAVEPDGAGAPAGGQAPVTVGVTGANGATAIGGRRSSKVRI
- a CDS encoding F0F1 ATP synthase subunit B, with translation MSQLLIVAAEEMENPLVPPIPELVIGLLAFVIVFGFLAKKLLPNINKVLEQRREAIEGGIEKAEAAQTEAQSVLEQYKAQLAEARHEAARLRQEAQEQGAALITEMRAEGQRQREEIVAAGHSQIEADRKAAASALRQDVGKLATELAGKLVGESLEDHARQSRVIDRFLDELEEKAEASR